TGGCGCCTCTTCTGTTTTCTGTTTGCAGTGACAGATCGAGGGAAGCTTTCAACCGTTTGGTAATATCAAAATTGAAATTGGACCGGAGGTTATACCGTTTAAATTTCACCTGTGCATCGAAATCCGGTGACAGGGTAGTGTTCTTAAACAGGGCTTCCTGGGTAAACAATCCGCCGGAAACGAAGTATTTTACTTTTTCCGTTCCTCCGCTGATAGAGATATTATTTTGTGTTTGCAGGGAAGATTTTTTCAATAGCAGGTCGTACCAGTTGGTATTAGGATAAAATATAGGATCTTCTCCTGACCTGTATTTGGAAATAGCCTCATCACTATAAGTAGGCGTGTATACACTTCCCGTTATATAGGAATCGTATTTTTTAGCGGCGTTGTAAGACGTGGCATAATCCGCACTGTTCATCGGTGTCCTCACTGAGGTAAAGCTGGTTTGCGCCACATTGGAGGTGAAACTGAGTTGTGGTTTTCCCAGTTTACCCCTTTGGGTGGTGATCAGCAATACGCCATTAGCGCCTCTTACACCATAAATGGCGGTGGAGGAGGCATCTTTTAAAATAGTGACGCTGGCAATTTCGTTTGGATCAATGTTATTATAGTTGGCTACTTCTATACCATCTACCATAATCAAAGGGTCCTGTGATCCGGTAAATGTTCCGACACCCCTGATCCTTAGTTTTGACTGGTCATTGCCGGGTTCACCACTGGACTGTGTGGCCAGCAGACCCGACATGCGTCCTACCAGTGAGTTACTGATATTAGCTACGGGCGATTGCAGCAGGTCTTTGGTAGTAACAGTAGCAATAGCACCGGTTACGGATACTTTTTTCTGCGTACCATAACCTACCACCACTACTTCATTGAGTTTTTCCAGTTGTTCCAGCAAAGTAATATGTAATACGGTAGCATTACCTACTTTGCGCTCCTGTGTGATGTAGCCCATGTAGGTGAATATCAGCACGGCTTCTTCATCAGGCACTTTAATAGTGTATTTGCCCATGTCGTTGCTGACGGTAGCTGATTTTCCACCTTTTACCTGAATGCTTACACCAGGCAGGTTCTCGCCTTTTTCGCTTCTTACAGTACCTGTAATAATTACCTCAGCCGGTTTACTCCTGACTGAAAATGCAGTGTGATTTGTGCGGGGTGTGCCGGTCATCATGTCTTCCGGTGCTTTGCCATTGTCAGCAAGGGCACTCCCGGGAAGACAGAAAACTATAAATAGCGGCAGTACAATTTTTTTCATAAATAAATGGAATTTAGGATGCTGTTCATATTTATGATCTTTGGTTGACGGTCATTTAATATTTCGTTACTTCTTCATTATAATATAAGTAGGACGTTCGCTTACCGTAAGTGTGATGGCAGACTTGCCAGCCTTTTTCCATGCAGCCTGTGGTGCTTTCCCGTCGGCGGTGGCCATGCCTGCTACTTCAGTAGGTGTGCCTGGAAGATCTTTCAATGTGGTTTTGATTTCACGGGCTACATAAGTATCTTTTTCAAAGGTTTTAGCTCCGGTTGGTGACCAGGCCATCCAGATTACACGTGTAGGGTCTGTATCATGCTCAAATTCATATACGAACAAATCCCCGATATCTTTTTTCACAACGCGTTTGAAGCGGTAATCGCCCAGTGTTTTGTACAGCTGTTTCACTGCCCAGAAAGACATTTTTGGTTTAAATTCCCGTGTTAATCCGGAAGCCGCATGGAAAGATGCTTCATCATTGTCGTCATAGTAGTAGAGGTAGGCGCGGCTGATATCACGCTCCGCAAAAACGAGGAAAGAACGAACAAGGTATTGCGCCTGCTGTAAATCGGTAGCACCCTGCCAGTTGAGCTTCAGCGCCCAGTCCTTGCGGTATTTCATGGCTTCCGGTGTACAGGCGTCATAACCAAATTCGGTCACCCATATCTCTTTATCTGTCGCGTTTTTATTGCGCCATTCAACGGTTTCGTCGATCACTTTCAGGTAAGCGATGGAAGTATCTTCGGGATAGCTGCGATGCCAGTTGTTTTGTGTGGCCTCCGTTTTATCCATCGTGGAATACGTGTGTACATTGATCACATCATACAGGGGCAGAATATCTTTTTCAGCATACATACCACGTAAATCCTGCGAGTAGTCATCTCCGTTACGCGCCTGTGCGGTAGGGGTGAGGATCTTTGCTGCAGGGTCGCCATCACGGATACCCTGGGCCATTTGTTTGAAAACGGTTCTGAACAGGGCCGGATTAAACCGGGTGCCAGGTTCATTATCTATCTCAAAAGAGGTAGCCAGCTTATGTCTGCCCGAAGGGCCATAATAAGCGGCCATGGCTTTACCATAGTTATATGTCCACCGCTCCTGTCCTGCCCAGGCAGCTTCATAGCTGGGGGAGTTGGTACCGAAAGCGCCGAACTGGATACAGATATCCGTTTCAAAGCCCGCTTTTTTCCACGGACCATATACATCTTCCTTCCAGTTTACATGATTCGCACTTTCCGGTATGGTAACCGGTGCACCCAGTTTCTTTACATCCCAGTCTATATTATGGTAGTTGCGGACAAGCCGGCATACCTGGTTGTACAGTTCCGGTTTGAAGGTATAGTGGCCATTAATGCCCATGAAGTCTTTAAACAATGGCCTGGCTACAGGAGGAGATGTTTTTATTTTTCCAACTCCGGGCGCCGCTTTTTCTGCAGATTGCGAAAAGACAATCTGGCTTCCGATAATACTGATACAAGAAATCAGCAGTAAAATTTTCTTCACAGACGTAAAATTTTATTGGTAAAAAGATTGAGTGTACTAAAGAATGTTTTGTTGAACCGGACATAGGTAATGCGCATAGCTCCGCCACCACCCCGATGATGAGGGTGTTATCCAATGAATACCAGCTACAACCTTGTTGTTATGGATGCCTGGGCTGATGATTTATGCCTGTCTTTTTTTATTGAGTAGTCCCGGTCCTATCTGATCCGGAACGCATATAATGGAATTTGTCTGACTTATACCGACGTATACATTTGTGCCGGCTAATATGCTGTATACAGAATTTTATTTTTTTTGATTGAAAATAACGATGGAATTAATCTCTGAAAAGATGATGTTTACTAGCTGTTTATTTGTTTATTAATTGTATAATTAACAATTATTTTTTTAAACGTGAAAATCCGTAAAAAGGGCCTTTCATACACAATGTAGTAATTTGTTTTTAATAATTGTATGATTAACAATTATAATCCACATTAAAAAATGTAAATCATTTACTGTAAAGGATTTTGAGCTGTTTTTTATCCGGTCGGACCATATTTTTTTTATCTTGATAGGAAAATCAGGGATACCGGCGTGGGATAAGCGGTAAAGGAAGCCCTTGTGCGGTTATGCTTCCAATATATGTATGGTTTGTGTGTATAACAGGGCCTTTTTTTTGGTTGCATTATTTCATCATCCGGTTATTGGATCATGTTTATGATCTTAATAACCGGATGATGAAAGCACAGACTTTTTTACTCTTTTTCCAGGGTAATGTGGTAGGCAGATGATACAAAAGTAACGGCAGTGGGTTCCGTGATCATCTGTAGATAGGACTTGTCCGGAGCAGGATCTGTAAGTTTATAATAGATCACAGCCTCGCCGTTTTCTGAAAAAACAATACGGGTGATAGCAACCTGGTAACCGGAATTTGGTTTGCTTCCTCTTGAAATAGTAATGGTGTTAACACTGTCGTTTACAGGAACCGATGTAAAAGTAACCTCGTCCTGCGGCTTTGCAGCTTCGGCATTCGCCGTTTTATGGGATTGTATAAAGGTGGCGGCATTTTCTACCATCTTTGCTGCCTCTTCCGGCGTGATATAGGCTTTGGGGCGGAACTTTTCATTTTCCAGCGATACTACATTGAATTTAATCAACGTTTGTACGGCGGACAATGTTTCTTCCGAAAAGCTGGCTTCATCACCTACGTGCAGCCACATCATATTGGTAGGGTATTGCCCCGTAGTCTGAATACCCTGCAACAGGCTCAATGCAAATTGCTCCCTGGTCATCGCTGCTTCCGGTTTGATGGTCCGGTTTAGTTTTATACCGTTGTTGGCAGCTATAATAAGCGAATGTGCATAGGATGCCTTATTATTTGCATAGACGAAATAATCAGTTGCTTTGGGTTCTTTAATAAACCTGATATTGTCTATATTCAGCCCAAGCCCTCTTACAATGAGGTCAATACCCTGGCCAAAAGAGACGCGGTTTTTGGGTTTAGGGGCAGCTGTTATCTCTTTAATTATTTCAGTATTGCCCCCTTTACCTTCCCCATAAACTGTTGGAGCCTGAAACGTCAGGAGAAATACCGGTAATGCTAATGCAGTGTAGAAATTCATAGGAAATGTACTTTGCTATGCAGCGAATGTAGCAATTTTACCAGAAATCCCGCCAGGGAGCTACTCCTTTTGATAGCAGCCGTTGATGTTGGTCTATGCGCTGTTAAGCATGAAATGAATGAAATTTTGCTAACTTAGTTTGATAGATCCATGCGGCCTTGCGGCCATTACCGCTTTGTATGACCCAAAAAATAAAAATATTTTGTCCCCTTCCTGAGCTTTCAATCGTCATTAAGACGAAACAATAAAATTTTAAAACGATGAAAGAGTTCGTATTAATTTTCAGAAACAGCAGCAATCCTCATGCTAATCCATCTCCTGAACAATTGCAGGAAAGGATGAACTGGTTAGGAAGCGTTGCCGCTCAAAACAAATTGGCCGACAAAGGTAACAGGCTGTCTGTTAGCCAAGCGAAAACCCTGAAGCCCGGCAATGTAATAACGGATGGCCCTTACACGGAAATCAAGGAATTTATCAGTGGTTATATGATTGTAAAAACAGCGACCATTGAAGAAGCTATTGAACTGGCTAAAAGTAACCCTATTCTCCAGGCTGGGGGGAATATTGAAGTAAGAGCCATATTAACACCAGGCGATAACAGTTAAAGCTAATGGAAGAAAAGGTGACATCGCATCAGGAGCTTTTACCTCACTTATTCAGGTTGGAGTATGCTAAAATGACGGCAGTATTATGCCGTCATTTTGGCCTGAAGCATATTGAAATAGCGGAAGACATTGCCAGCGAAACATTTTTAAAAGCAACCGAAACATGGAGTGTACAAGGCATTCCTGTAAACCCTACGGCCTGGCTTTATACCGTGGCTAAAAACAAAACGAAAGACTACCTCAAACGGCTTACCCTTTTTGAAACACATATAAAAGGGGCTATTAAAACAAATGAATTTCAGGCTGAAGAGGACTTTGATTTTACACTGCAAACAATTGCCGATAGTCAATTGGCTATGATCTTTGCTGTTTGTAATCCAACCAACCCGAAGGAGGCACAAATCTGCCTGGCGCTTCAAATCCTTTGTGGGTTCAGTGTGGAAGAAATTGGCAATGCATTCCTCACAAAAAAAGCCACCATAAAAAAACGGTTGCAGCGGGCAAGGACAAACCTCCGCAACGATAATTTTCAAATCGGGCTATTACAGGAAGCCACCATACACGTAAGGCTTGATACGGTTTTAAGAACTTTATACCTGTTGTTTAATGAAGGCTATTTTTCTATTTCCGGCAATCATCTGATCCGGAAAGATCTTTGTTCTGAAGCCATCAGACTGGCACTTATCCTGACCGAAAATCCATTGACGAATACCACTGAATGCAATGCCCTGCTTGCCCTGATGTGTTTTCAAAGTTCGAGACTCGATGCCAGGGCGGATGACGCAGGAGAAACTATTCTGTATGAACAGCAGGATAAAAATTTGTGGAGCAAAGAACTGATCGAAAAAGGTAATTATTATTTGGTGAATGCCTGCTCAGGAAATGAAATTTCAAAATACCAT
The Chitinophaga sp. MM2321 DNA segment above includes these coding regions:
- a CDS encoding DUF6596 domain-containing protein, with the translated sequence MEEKVTSHQELLPHLFRLEYAKMTAVLCRHFGLKHIEIAEDIASETFLKATETWSVQGIPVNPTAWLYTVAKNKTKDYLKRLTLFETHIKGAIKTNEFQAEEDFDFTLQTIADSQLAMIFAVCNPTNPKEAQICLALQILCGFSVEEIGNAFLTKKATIKKRLQRARTNLRNDNFQIGLLQEATIHVRLDTVLRTLYLLFNEGYFSISGNHLIRKDLCSEAIRLALILTENPLTNTTECNALLALMCFQSSRLDARADDAGETILYEQQDKNLWSKELIEKGNYYLVNACSGNEISKYHLEAGIAYWHTTPTDNNKWEHILQLYNQLILIEYSPMTALNRTFAFAKVYGNEQGIKEAEKLHLVESNYYHSLLAYLFADTHIDKAIGYYNKAIALTKSETEKKTLLKEIERLCKKKDIP
- a CDS encoding protease complex subunit PrcB family protein; this translates as MNFYTALALPVFLLTFQAPTVYGEGKGGNTEIIKEITAAPKPKNRVSFGQGIDLIVRGLGLNIDNIRFIKEPKATDYFVYANNKASYAHSLIIAANNGIKLNRTIKPEAAMTREQFALSLLQGIQTTGQYPTNMMWLHVGDEASFSEETLSAVQTLIKFNVVSLENEKFRPKAYITPEEAAKMVENAATFIQSHKTANAEAAKPQDEVTFTSVPVNDSVNTITISRGSKPNSGYQVAITRIVFSENGEAVIYYKLTDPAPDKSYLQMITEPTAVTFVSSAYHITLEKE
- a CDS encoding YciI family protein, encoding MKEFVLIFRNSSNPHANPSPEQLQERMNWLGSVAAQNKLADKGNRLSVSQAKTLKPGNVITDGPYTEIKEFISGYMIVKTATIEEAIELAKSNPILQAGGNIEVRAILTPGDNS